In one window of Leifsonia sp. NPDC080035 DNA:
- a CDS encoding bifunctional 4-hydroxy-2-oxoglutarate aldolase/2-dehydro-3-deoxy-phosphogluconate aldolase, translating into MKLSLSRLSAAGVIAVVRAPSADSAVEAAHALAEGGVTGIEITYSTPDAATAIRRIADELGDAVLLGAGTVRTATQAAESADAGASFLVAPGFRPTLAEAMAATGLTTMIGAITPSEVMAAEESGADVVKLFPAGLFGPALVRNLRGPFPDVPFMPTGGVTAANIGDWVAAGVVAVGAGSDLVSSSDLAAGRYDAITAKAREFASAYRAATEEVAA; encoded by the coding sequence GTGAAGCTCTCCCTCTCGCGCCTCAGCGCCGCCGGCGTCATCGCCGTCGTCCGGGCGCCCTCCGCCGACTCCGCCGTCGAGGCCGCGCACGCGCTCGCGGAGGGCGGCGTGACCGGCATCGAGATCACCTACTCCACCCCCGACGCCGCCACGGCGATCCGCCGGATCGCCGATGAGCTCGGCGACGCCGTGCTGCTGGGCGCGGGGACCGTCCGCACCGCGACCCAGGCGGCGGAGTCCGCCGACGCGGGTGCGAGCTTCCTCGTCGCGCCGGGCTTCCGGCCGACGCTGGCCGAGGCGATGGCCGCGACCGGCCTCACCACGATGATCGGCGCGATCACGCCCAGTGAGGTGATGGCGGCGGAGGAGAGCGGCGCGGACGTGGTCAAGCTCTTCCCTGCTGGGCTCTTCGGACCGGCGCTCGTACGCAACCTCCGCGGTCCGTTCCCCGACGTGCCGTTCATGCCGACCGGAGGCGTCACGGCCGCGAACATCGGAGACTGGGTGGCCGCCGGCGTCGTGGCCGTCGGCGCCGGGAGCGACCTCGTCTCCTCGTCCGACCTGGCGGCGGGCCGGTACGACGCGATCACCGCGAAAGCCCGTGAGTTCGCGTCCGCATACCGCGCCGCCACCGAGGAGGTGGCCGCATGA
- a CDS encoding NAD(P)-dependent oxidoreductase: protein MSGTVLVTSRSFGSGELDLVATLERAGCEVVFGDPHHEAGALAPALARADAWIAGTAPVTAELLDHAPELRVVARYGVGFDAVDLGAAEERRIVVTNTPGANSASVADLAVALLLGGLRTVAVGDRAVRGGDWSAVRGREIDGLEVGVAGFGRIGRLFAERIHALGARVLAYDPYLSVDETLPHGYRRAEDVAELAACGAVSLHAPGGSTVVDAAWLGRADGLALVNTARADLVDEDAVAAALRDGRLSSYSADTLASEAVGASRGALLADDLAGRVVVTPHLGAQTVQAIDRMGSGAVANVLAVLAGETPPNPVTPLPARKVSS from the coding sequence ATGAGCGGCACGGTCCTGGTCACGAGCCGGTCGTTCGGCTCGGGGGAGCTCGACCTCGTCGCGACGCTGGAGCGTGCCGGATGCGAGGTGGTCTTCGGCGACCCGCACCACGAGGCGGGGGCGCTCGCGCCCGCGCTCGCCAGGGCTGACGCCTGGATCGCGGGGACGGCACCGGTCACCGCCGAGCTGCTGGACCACGCGCCGGAGCTGAGGGTCGTCGCACGCTACGGCGTGGGCTTCGACGCCGTGGACCTCGGAGCCGCCGAGGAGCGCCGCATCGTCGTGACGAACACCCCGGGCGCCAACAGCGCCTCCGTCGCCGACCTCGCAGTGGCACTGCTGCTCGGCGGCCTGCGCACCGTGGCGGTCGGCGACCGGGCGGTGCGCGGGGGTGACTGGTCGGCCGTTCGCGGGCGGGAGATCGACGGGCTGGAGGTCGGCGTCGCCGGCTTCGGCCGCATCGGGAGGCTCTTCGCGGAACGCATCCACGCCCTCGGCGCTCGCGTGCTCGCCTACGACCCGTACCTCAGCGTCGACGAGACGCTTCCCCACGGCTACCGCCGGGCGGAGGACGTCGCCGAACTCGCCGCGTGCGGCGCCGTCTCCCTCCACGCGCCGGGCGGATCCACGGTGGTCGACGCGGCGTGGCTCGGCCGCGCCGACGGCCTCGCGCTCGTGAACACCGCCCGCGCCGACCTGGTGGACGAGGACGCCGTGGCGGCAGCGCTCCGCGACGGCCGGCTGTCCTCCTACTCGGCCGACACCCTCGCCTCCGAGGCGGTCGGCGCCTCCCGCGGTGCGCTCCTGGCCGACGACCTCGCCGGACGCGTCGTCGTGACGCCGCACCTGGGCGCCCAGACCGTCCAGGCGATCGACCGGATGGGATCGGGAGCCGTCGCCAACGTGCTCGCCGTGCTGGCGGGCGAGACGCCCCCGAACCCGGTCACCCCCCTCCCCGCACGAAAGGTCTCCTCGTGA
- a CDS encoding shikimate dehydrogenase produces MIDHGRMGFVGVDTAHSSIQKVFPLWADHLGLPSRELRGFDIPLGAPDAVYREVVERIRDDDGQAGALVTTHKMRVFEAAGDLFDEVDAFARACGEVSSIAKRGDRLAGAAKDPITVGLALDDVVPPTYFADSGAELVCLGAGGSGVALSWHLAHREDTPSTVTLVGRTQRSLDHAREIHERGGIDTSRFVYHALDDADPLGDATALVSAAGDGAVIVNATGLGKDRPGSPLADDVLFPTRSRVWEFNYRGSLEFLHQARAQERERGLTVVDGWVYFIHGWSQVVADVFDIPMPPSTVAELAEIASSVR; encoded by the coding sequence ATGATCGACCACGGCAGGATGGGGTTCGTCGGCGTCGACACGGCGCACTCCTCCATCCAGAAGGTGTTCCCGCTGTGGGCCGACCACCTCGGGCTGCCCTCGCGCGAGCTCCGCGGTTTCGACATCCCGCTCGGCGCGCCCGACGCGGTCTACCGAGAGGTCGTCGAGCGCATCCGGGACGACGACGGCCAGGCCGGCGCGCTCGTCACGACGCACAAGATGCGTGTCTTCGAGGCGGCGGGCGACCTCTTCGACGAGGTGGATGCGTTCGCGCGCGCCTGCGGAGAGGTCTCGTCCATCGCGAAGCGCGGCGACCGGCTGGCCGGCGCGGCGAAGGACCCGATCACGGTCGGGCTCGCGCTCGACGACGTGGTCCCCCCGACATACTTCGCCGACTCCGGCGCCGAGCTCGTCTGCCTCGGAGCCGGGGGATCGGGCGTGGCGCTCAGCTGGCACCTCGCGCACCGCGAGGACACGCCGTCCACGGTCACCCTGGTCGGGCGCACGCAGCGCTCGCTCGACCACGCCCGCGAGATCCACGAGCGCGGCGGCATCGACACCTCCCGCTTCGTCTATCACGCGCTCGACGATGCCGACCCGCTCGGCGACGCGACGGCACTGGTGAGCGCCGCGGGTGACGGCGCGGTCATCGTCAACGCGACCGGGCTCGGCAAGGACCGTCCGGGATCGCCGCTTGCGGACGACGTGCTTTTCCCCACTCGATCCCGGGTCTGGGAGTTCAACTACCGCGGGTCTCTCGAGTTCTTGCACCAGGCCCGTGCTCAGGAGCGGGAGCGCGGGCTGACGGTGGTGGACGGCTGGGTGTACTTCATCCACGGCTGGTCGCAGGTGGTGGCGGACGTGTTCGACATCCCGATGCCGCCCAGCACCGTCGCCGAGCTGGCAGAGATCGCGTCGTCGGTGCGATGA